One window of Papaver somniferum cultivar HN1 chromosome 9, ASM357369v1, whole genome shotgun sequence genomic DNA carries:
- the LOC113308441 gene encoding protein LURP-one-related 8-like: protein MFHRFLIQRSKTMTKVYPNATTEIPRIPKQISDREVEVLTVWKKSLLFNCNGFTVFDTKGNLVFRVDNYRAGNKTEIFLMDASGKTLLTIRRKKLSLTDNWMVFDGETSINPRFLVKKPVNFLTTKNLARVISCQGNNKELMYEITGSYAQRSVAVYDNKKRLVAEIQRKEAKAGVTFGGDVFKLMVQPEIDQAVTMALVILMEQMFGLKRSNSLDSLR, encoded by the exons ATGTTCCACCGGTTTCTAATACAAAGATCAAAAACCATGACCAAGGTATACCCAAATGCAACAACAGAAATCCCAAGAATTCCGAAACAAATTTCAGACAGGGAAGTGGAGGTGTTAACTGTATGGAAAAAATCACTTCTCTTCAACTGTAACGGTTTTACCGTTTTTGATACAAAAGGAAATCTTGTTTTTCGTGTGGATAATTATCGAGCTGGGAATAAAACGGAAATCTTTTTAATGGATGCCTCAGGAAAAACTCTTCTTACTATCCGTCGTAAG AAATTGAGTTTAACAGATAACTGGATGGTATTTGACGGAGAAACTTCAATTAATCCAAGATTTTTGGTGAAAAAACCCGTGAATTTCTTGACAACAAAGAACCTAGCTCGCGTGATATCCTGCCAAGGTAACAACAAGGAATTGATGTATGAGATTACCGGATCGTATGCACAACGGTCTGTGGCTGTGTATGATAATAAAAAAAGACTTGTAGCTGAAATTCAAAGGAAAGAAGCTAAAGCAGGTGTAACATTTGGTGGTGATGTATTTAAGCTGATGGTGCAACCTGAAATTGATCAAGCAGTCACTATGGCTCTTGTTATATTAATGGAACAGATGTTTGGCTTGAAAAGATCAAACAGTTTAGATAGTTTACGTTGA